The Mobula birostris isolate sMobBir1 chromosome 6, sMobBir1.hap1, whole genome shotgun sequence genome has a window encoding:
- the LOC140198951 gene encoding uncharacterized protein isoform X3 has product MAPRLRNQSVNQLQRGHPTQHLPQHSPQGWLPPKSSPNINHQPAHPVNFNSSMIQEEDDYPIYGNLTQDNAIESEDCYESMTPANRSEDEIKVVTEHQMCYASLDLSDEQKKRRRKMEQKMNNEKPDIDGNLRTLTSQPSLYLNSDQINFNEGRKEEDIHNDSIFYGKINTSHSKLSINTARAFDSASDF; this is encoded by the exons gggacatcccacccagcacctgcctcaacactccccacagggttggTTGCCGCCCAAATCaagcccaaacatcaatcatcagccagcacacccagtaaattttaacag ttcaatgattcaggaagagGATGACTATCCAATTTACGGCAATCTCACTCAGGATAATGCAA TTGAAAGCGAGGACTGTTATGAATCCATGACACCAGCGAATAGATCTGAAGATGAAATAAAG GTGGTGACTGAACATCAGATGTGTTATGCATCTCTAGATCTCTCAGATGAACAGAAAAAACGGCGCCGAAAGATGGaacaaaagatgaataatgaaaAACCAGATATAGATGGAAATTTACGTACTCTGACCTCACAGCCAAGCTTATATCTGAACAGTGACCAGATTAATTTTAACGAAGGCAGAAAAGAAGAAGATATTCACAATGACTCCATCTTTTATGGCAAGATAAATACATCTCATAGTAAATTGTCTATAAATACAGCAAGAGCATTTGATAGTGCAAGTGACTTTTAA